The Dethiosulfovibrio peptidovorans DSM 11002 genome has a window encoding:
- a CDS encoding sodium:solute symporter family protein translates to MSGVMLSSGIALWFLLGSLVSWQARRRSGSGLSDYFLANRAVGGFVSALTYSATTYSAFMMVGLVGLTYRTGVAALGFEFTYLIFTVLLLVLFAPRYWAAGRAFDLVSPTELLSFRYGSRKVGFAAACLCLVMLIPYASVQLMGVGYLLETLSGGAIPFVAGSGAAALIAVTFCLAGMRSVAWTDSLQALVMFVASLLLTAFVVIRFFPDGFVLAVSENPDLLKVNWSLPMYLGLTLPWAFFAVTNPQVVQRLYTPENPRSLRNMILGFSGFGLIYTLICGLLGFSVAIINPGLENADRAMPVLLSQVPVALGLVVTVSIMAAAVSTLNSVVLTLSSMFGRDVARPLSPGMSEEGELHVGRLMIPVVAVACFLFAQFRFDLIVVLSAMASGGLLMQLPAVLGAFFWRRGTAWGALSSLVIGGAVVAGLSLAGLKPMGQWPALWGLAISSVTFVVVSLFTSPPENCSRFFYGMKGEMEGHF, encoded by the coding sequence ATGTCGGGAGTCATGCTGTCTTCCGGGATAGCCCTCTGGTTTCTTCTGGGTTCTCTGGTCTCCTGGCAGGCCCGTCGAAGAAGCGGAAGCGGCCTTTCCGATTATTTTCTGGCGAATCGAGCGGTAGGTGGTTTCGTATCGGCCCTGACCTACAGCGCCACCACCTACAGCGCCTTCATGATGGTCGGCCTAGTGGGGCTCACCTACAGGACCGGTGTGGCGGCTCTGGGTTTCGAGTTCACCTATCTGATCTTCACCGTGTTGTTGCTGGTCCTCTTCGCCCCCAGATACTGGGCGGCGGGACGGGCCTTCGACCTGGTAAGCCCTACCGAGCTTCTGTCGTTCCGTTATGGTAGCAGGAAGGTCGGTTTTGCCGCGGCCTGTCTCTGTCTGGTCATGCTTATACCCTATGCCTCGGTTCAGCTCATGGGGGTGGGGTATTTGCTGGAGACTTTGTCTGGCGGCGCCATTCCCTTCGTGGCCGGTTCCGGGGCGGCGGCCCTGATAGCAGTGACCTTCTGCCTGGCCGGGATGAGGTCAGTAGCTTGGACCGACAGCCTTCAGGCGTTGGTTATGTTCGTGGCCAGCCTCCTTTTGACTGCCTTCGTCGTCATACGCTTCTTTCCGGACGGCTTTGTCCTGGCCGTGTCGGAGAATCCGGATCTGCTCAAGGTCAACTGGTCCCTGCCTATGTATCTGGGGCTTACCCTGCCCTGGGCGTTCTTCGCAGTGACCAATCCCCAGGTCGTCCAGAGGCTCTACACGCCGGAGAATCCCCGAAGCCTCAGGAACATGATCCTCGGATTTTCCGGTTTCGGTCTGATATATACCCTCATATGCGGACTTTTGGGGTTCTCCGTCGCCATAATAAATCCGGGGCTGGAGAACGCCGACAGGGCCATGCCGGTGCTGTTGTCCCAGGTTCCGGTGGCTCTGGGACTGGTCGTTACTGTCAGCATAATGGCGGCGGCGGTGTCCACCCTGAACTCGGTGGTGCTGACCCTGAGCTCCATGTTCGGACGGGACGTAGCTCGCCCTCTTAGCCCCGGGATGTCGGAGGAGGGAGAGCTTCATGTCGGAAGGCTGATGATACCGGTCGTGGCTGTGGCCTGTTTCCTCTTCGCCCAGTTCCGTTTCGACCTCATAGTGGTGCTCTCCGCCATGGCCTCGGGAGGCCTGCTGATGCAGCTTCCAGCCGTGTTGGGGGCCTTTTTCTGGCGCAGGGGCACCGCCTGGGGCGCTCTTTCGAGCCTGGTGATAGGAGGGGCCGTGGTAGCCGGGCTCAGTCTGGCCGGCTTGAAACCCATGGGACAGTGGCCGGCCCTGTGGGGATTGGCGATTTCTTCCGTGACCTTCGTGGTGGTCAGTCTTTTCACATCCCCTCCGGAGAACTGTTCTCGGTTTTTCTACGGTATGAAAGGCGAGATGGAGGGACATTTTTAA
- a CDS encoding Zn-dependent hydrolase → MKDRAVNRARLRDSIETLGRVGLDDSGFRTRLALDDGDKAGRDLLVSWLEASGLEVKVDSIGNIFGILPGDEPGDPVMLGSHIDTVRHAGKFDGCVGVLGGLEVLRTVAERGISHRRSLAVAAFTNEEGARFAPDMMGSLVLAEEVSVEDMYSHVDDDGVSVGEELERIGYRGSDRVRPSAYLEIHVEQGPYLDMKGVPLGVVDGVQGIAWWQGRYVGQANHAGTTPMGMRNDSLLAVSHLHVKMTELAESMGGCATIGRISVDPHIINVIPGETGFTLDLRHPDREKFASMKEEAEGTMDELAERFGLEVRYSREADVAPVSFDEELVSMIQSVADERGLSSTHLWSGAGHDAQIMSHIVPSAMIFVPSIGGKSHCPQEDSDFDQIADGVDVLLECAVRLANR, encoded by the coding sequence ATGAAAGACCGTGCCGTGAACAGGGCGAGGCTGAGGGATTCCATAGAGACTCTAGGTCGAGTCGGTCTGGACGATTCGGGTTTCAGGACCAGGCTGGCCCTGGACGACGGGGATAAGGCGGGCCGGGACCTGCTGGTCTCCTGGCTGGAGGCCTCGGGGTTGGAGGTCAAGGTCGATTCCATTGGAAATATCTTCGGCATCCTTCCCGGGGATGAGCCGGGGGATCCGGTCATGTTGGGTTCCCACATAGACACGGTCCGACATGCCGGAAAATTCGACGGCTGCGTCGGCGTTCTCGGAGGTCTGGAGGTGCTTAGGACCGTGGCGGAGAGGGGGATCTCTCACCGTCGATCCCTGGCTGTGGCGGCCTTCACCAACGAGGAGGGGGCCAGGTTCGCTCCGGACATGATGGGCAGTCTCGTCTTGGCCGAGGAGGTCTCGGTCGAGGATATGTATTCCCACGTGGACGACGACGGCGTCTCGGTGGGAGAGGAGCTCGAGAGGATAGGATATAGAGGTTCCGACCGGGTAAGGCCGTCGGCTTATCTCGAGATCCACGTGGAGCAGGGGCCCTATCTGGACATGAAGGGAGTTCCTCTCGGCGTGGTCGACGGAGTCCAGGGGATCGCATGGTGGCAGGGGCGCTACGTCGGCCAGGCCAACCACGCAGGGACGACCCCTATGGGAATGAGGAACGACTCTCTGCTGGCGGTATCCCACCTTCACGTGAAGATGACCGAGCTTGCCGAAAGCATGGGCGGATGTGCCACCATAGGCAGGATCTCCGTCGATCCCCACATAATAAACGTGATACCAGGGGAGACCGGCTTCACCCTGGACCTTCGCCATCCCGACAGGGAGAAGTTCGCCTCTATGAAGGAGGAGGCGGAGGGGACCATGGACGAACTGGCAGAACGTTTCGGCCTCGAGGTCCGATATTCCCGGGAGGCCGACGTCGCCCCCGTCTCCTTCGACGAAGAGCTGGTCTCGATGATCCAGTCGGTGGCGGACGAAAGAGGGCTCTCTTCCACTCATCTGTGGAGCGGAGCGGGACACGATGCCCAGATCATGTCCCACATAGTTCCCTCCGCGATGATATTCGTGCCGTCTATAGGGGGCAAGAGCCACTGCCCCCAGGAGGACAGCGATTTCGATCAGATAGCCGACGGGGTCGACGTGCTCTTAGAGTGTGCCGTGAGGCTGGCGAATCGATAG
- a CDS encoding LamB/YcsF family protein, which yields MYKIDLNSDLGESFGAYTMGKDGQVLESVSSANVACGFHAGDPSVMVETVKMASSRGVAIGAHPGYPDLVGFGRRNLKCTPDQVYADCLYQIGALSAACRATGTSLQHVKPHGAMYNTAAKDLEMARAIAGAVKDGGDNLILMGLSGSLFQKAAEETGVPFASEAFADRAYMADGTLVPRSMEGAVIHDSDEAASRVVRMIKEGIVTTLSGEDIELRPQSICLHGDTAEAVEMSRELRNTLEAEGIEIANLREVLKL from the coding sequence ATGTACAAGATAGATCTGAACAGTGATCTGGGCGAGAGCTTCGGCGCCTACACCATGGGAAAGGACGGCCAGGTCCTGGAAAGCGTCTCCTCCGCCAACGTGGCCTGCGGCTTTCACGCAGGAGACCCGTCGGTCATGGTCGAGACGGTGAAAATGGCCTCGTCCAGAGGCGTCGCCATAGGGGCCCATCCGGGCTACCCCGACCTGGTCGGGTTTGGACGGAGAAACCTGAAGTGTACCCCCGACCAGGTCTACGCCGACTGTCTCTACCAGATAGGGGCCCTTTCCGCAGCCTGTAGGGCTACGGGAACCTCGCTACAGCACGTCAAACCCCACGGAGCCATGTACAATACCGCGGCCAAGGACCTAGAGATGGCCAGGGCCATAGCCGGTGCCGTGAAGGACGGAGGGGATAACCTGATCCTCATGGGGCTGTCGGGATCGCTGTTCCAGAAGGCGGCGGAGGAAACGGGCGTTCCCTTCGCTTCGGAGGCCTTCGCGGATCGAGCCTACATGGCCGACGGGACCCTCGTCCCCAGGAGCATGGAGGGAGCGGTCATACACGACTCCGACGAAGCGGCGTCCAGGGTGGTCAGGATGATAAAAGAGGGCATCGTCACCACCCTGTCCGGAGAGGATATAGAGCTTCGCCCCCAGTCGATCTGTCTACACGGCGACACCGCCGAGGCGGTGGAGATGTCCAGAGAGCTCAGAAATACGCTGGAGGCGGAGGGAATAGAGATAGCCAATCTCAGGGAGGTGCTGAAACTATGA
- a CDS encoding ECF transporter S component gives MKNKTLVLMALCIAINMGLGQIASSLKLPIFLDSIGTILAALLMGPWVGMATGLFTNLIWGLLTGPIAAAFAPVAMVIGLVAGFTARRGMFRSLPMVVVSGVVMTIFVTIVATPIRTYLFGGVTGSGADFFVAYMNAVGQNLLKSVAITVIGSNLVDKVVSCLIGWMLVKRLPERIRSLFPLAGEAV, from the coding sequence ATGAAAAACAAGACTCTGGTTCTCATGGCTCTCTGCATAGCGATAAACATGGGGTTGGGGCAGATCGCATCCAGCCTGAAGCTTCCCATCTTCCTGGACTCAATAGGGACCATATTGGCGGCCCTTCTCATGGGGCCCTGGGTAGGTATGGCTACCGGTCTTTTCACCAACCTAATATGGGGGCTTCTCACCGGCCCCATAGCGGCGGCCTTCGCCCCCGTAGCCATGGTGATAGGCTTGGTGGCCGGATTCACGGCTCGCAGGGGGATGTTCAGGTCCCTGCCCATGGTCGTAGTCTCCGGCGTCGTGATGACGATCTTCGTCACGATCGTGGCAACCCCCATAAGGACCTATCTGTTCGGAGGAGTTACAGGTTCCGGAGCGGATTTCTTCGTGGCCTATATGAACGCCGTCGGACAGAATCTGTTGAAGTCCGTCGCGATCACAGTTATAGGGAGCAACCTGGTGGACAAGGTGGTCAGCTGTCTCATCGGCTGGATGTTGGTGAAACGCCTTCCCGAGCGGATACGTTCCCTCTTCCCGCTTGCGGGCGAGGCGGTCTGA
- a CDS encoding LysR substrate-binding domain-containing protein — MSIDRDVTIRQIEIFAEVARSGNLTSAAGRLGLSQSAASMALKELERLLDGPLFGRIGRGLVLNDRGRLLLPLAEDVLGSVRDFTSVGRSGDEPSGDLTVACSTTIANYLFPFHMKAFMDEYPRISLILKVGNTMEIEEEISKGCADIGLVEGELRGEHLRSEDWIRDDLSIFCSPQDPLARESLVSPIRLSKECWILREDGSGTLSTIMAALDREGVSLSRTVRIGHTEAIKRAVEAGMGISCLSRFAVEREVARGDLALVDTSLTPSRWFRIITHRRNGGGPAFSAMTGWLRDHRFSVGL; from the coding sequence ATGTCGATCGATAGAGACGTCACCATAAGACAGATAGAGATATTCGCCGAGGTAGCCAGATCGGGCAATTTGACCTCCGCCGCGGGAAGGCTGGGGTTGTCCCAGTCCGCGGCCAGTATGGCTCTGAAGGAGCTGGAGAGGCTTCTGGATGGGCCGCTTTTCGGAAGGATCGGACGGGGCTTGGTTTTGAACGACAGAGGCAGGCTCCTGCTTCCTCTGGCGGAAGACGTCCTGGGCTCTGTACGGGATTTCACCTCTGTGGGGCGCTCCGGAGACGAGCCGTCCGGAGATCTCACGGTGGCCTGTAGCACCACCATAGCCAACTACCTTTTCCCCTTTCACATGAAGGCCTTCATGGACGAATATCCCAGGATCTCTTTGATCCTGAAGGTCGGTAACACCATGGAGATAGAGGAGGAGATATCGAAGGGCTGTGCCGATATAGGGCTGGTGGAGGGGGAGCTTAGAGGAGAGCACCTGAGATCCGAGGACTGGATAAGGGACGATCTGTCGATATTCTGTTCGCCTCAGGATCCTCTAGCCAGGGAGAGCCTTGTCTCGCCGATTCGGCTGTCGAAGGAGTGCTGGATTTTGAGGGAGGACGGTTCCGGCACCTTGAGCACCATAATGGCGGCGCTGGACCGGGAGGGGGTGTCATTGTCCCGAACCGTCAGGATAGGCCACACCGAGGCCATAAAGAGGGCCGTCGAGGCCGGTATGGGCATAAGCTGTCTCTCCCGGTTCGCGGTGGAGAGGGAGGTGGCCCGGGGAGATCTGGCCCTGGTGGACACGTCTTTGACTCCGAGTAGATGGTTCCGGATTATCACCCACCGTAGAAACGGAGGAGGCCCCGCCTTTTCCGCCATGACGGGGTGGCTGAGGGACCACAGGTTCTCGGTCGGTCTCTAA
- a CDS encoding alanine/glycine:cation symporter family protein: protein MMGFNELISALSNWLWGWPMRILLFGGGVWLTVSLGFFQFKYCGRILRETFGKIFSSKRDGEGTISPFQATTAALASTVGAANIIGVSVAVAFGGPGAIFWMWVVAAIGCASKFSEIALGVHYREKNARGEFVGGPMYYLKKGVGGRIGRWLSLTFSFCLMLEIIPSIATQSLSVVRSVNELGVSSIAAGTVLAVLVGLVVFGGITRIGKVAEIMVPAMAVCFIIGALMVLAVNLSEIPEALSLIFRSAFTPTASIGGFGGAGIIATLRWGIARGTYSNEAGMGTAPIAHSTAVTDHPCRQACWGIFEIVADTMIICTVTGLAIIVSGAWTALPAKDAATMPLYAFSSVFGDKIGSTAISISLTLFVISTIITLVYYGEKQAEFLFGYRFSLFMRTVYVAAIFWGALGGLSSLFYVLDILLAMVIIPNMIGLLTLTPEIKKLKNDYFSGSMRWREGEFS from the coding sequence ATGATGGGGTTTAACGAACTCATATCCGCCTTGTCCAACTGGCTTTGGGGATGGCCCATGCGGATACTCCTGTTCGGAGGGGGCGTCTGGCTGACGGTCTCCCTCGGCTTCTTTCAGTTCAAGTACTGCGGCAGGATACTGAGGGAGACTTTCGGAAAGATCTTCTCCTCCAAAAGGGACGGAGAGGGAACTATATCGCCGTTTCAGGCCACTACTGCGGCCCTGGCCTCGACGGTCGGAGCGGCCAACATAATAGGGGTATCGGTGGCAGTGGCCTTCGGTGGCCCGGGGGCGATCTTTTGGATGTGGGTAGTAGCGGCCATAGGCTGTGCATCCAAATTCTCCGAGATAGCCCTGGGAGTCCATTACAGGGAGAAAAACGCCAGAGGAGAGTTCGTCGGAGGTCCTATGTACTACCTGAAGAAAGGCGTCGGAGGAAGGATCGGCAGATGGCTCAGCCTGACATTCTCCTTCTGTCTGATGCTGGAGATCATACCGTCCATAGCCACCCAGTCCCTTTCGGTGGTTCGATCGGTTAACGAGTTGGGAGTATCAAGCATAGCAGCCGGGACGGTACTGGCCGTGCTGGTGGGACTGGTCGTCTTCGGAGGGATCACCAGGATAGGGAAGGTGGCCGAGATCATGGTGCCAGCCATGGCCGTATGCTTTATAATCGGCGCCCTGATGGTGCTGGCGGTCAACCTGTCCGAGATACCCGAGGCCCTGTCGCTGATATTCCGTTCGGCCTTCACCCCTACCGCCTCGATAGGCGGATTCGGCGGTGCCGGGATAATAGCGACGCTGCGATGGGGAATAGCCAGAGGGACCTACTCCAACGAGGCCGGAATGGGAACCGCTCCGATAGCCCACAGCACCGCCGTGACCGACCATCCCTGTAGACAGGCCTGCTGGGGCATATTCGAGATCGTGGCCGACACTATGATAATATGCACCGTAACGGGACTGGCCATAATAGTGTCCGGAGCCTGGACCGCCTTGCCGGCGAAGGACGCGGCCACCATGCCTCTCTATGCGTTCTCCTCCGTCTTCGGCGACAAAATAGGCTCGACGGCCATATCCATATCCCTGACCCTTTTCGTAATATCGACCATAATAACCCTGGTGTACTACGGAGAAAAACAGGCCGAATTCCTATTCGGTTATCGATTCAGCCTCTTTATGAGGACCGTCTACGTCGCCGCCATCTTTTGGGGAGCCCTGGGAGGGCTGTCGTCCCTCTTCTACGTTCTGGACATACTGCTGGCCATGGTGATAATTCCCAACATGATCGGCCTTCTGACCCTCACTCCGGAGATCAAAAAACTCAAAAACGACTACTTCTCCGGCTCCATGAGATGGAGAGAAGGGGAGTTCTCCTAA
- a CDS encoding YeiH family protein → MGNITRGPFPWLVLAFMLSAATSSPATGLCIGALLGLTVGNPARAYTSRAGKYLLQGSVVLLGFGLQIGVVLKVGSESLGITAVSIGCTLALGWALGKALKVDRDLSTLLSGGTAICGGSAIAAIAPAIGASGADTAVAMAVVFLLNGVALVIFPPIGHFFGLTQDQFGLWAALAIHDTSSVVGAGAAYGMAALALATTVKLTRALWIVPVSFAAARLHRRNSKARIQWFLVGFLAAALIRTLLPQADPAWTTLASVGKRLMTATLFLVGAGLTLEDLRKAGGRPLICALSLWMLVASISLGLIKSGLVDLSI, encoded by the coding sequence ATGGGAAACATAACGAGAGGCCCCTTTCCCTGGCTGGTCCTGGCCTTCATGCTGAGCGCTGCGACCTCTTCACCGGCGACAGGGCTGTGCATAGGGGCGCTGCTGGGGCTTACCGTGGGGAACCCCGCCAGGGCCTACACGTCCAGAGCGGGGAAATATCTGCTTCAGGGTTCGGTGGTCCTTCTAGGCTTCGGTCTTCAGATAGGGGTCGTCCTCAAGGTCGGCTCCGAGTCGCTGGGCATAACGGCGGTAAGCATAGGATGCACCTTGGCCTTGGGATGGGCTCTCGGCAAGGCCCTTAAAGTGGATAGAGATCTGTCCACCCTCCTCAGCGGAGGCACAGCCATATGCGGAGGAAGCGCCATAGCCGCCATAGCTCCGGCCATCGGGGCGTCCGGAGCGGACACGGCAGTGGCCATGGCGGTGGTATTCCTCCTCAACGGGGTCGCCCTGGTGATCTTCCCCCCGATAGGACACTTTTTCGGCCTCACCCAGGATCAGTTCGGACTCTGGGCTGCCCTGGCAATACACGACACCAGCAGCGTGGTCGGAGCCGGAGCCGCCTACGGGATGGCCGCCCTAGCCCTGGCCACCACGGTTAAGTTGACCAGGGCCCTGTGGATAGTGCCGGTATCCTTCGCAGCCGCAAGGCTTCACAGGAGGAACTCGAAGGCCAGGATACAGTGGTTTCTCGTCGGATTTCTCGCCGCCGCCTTGATACGTACCCTCCTGCCCCAGGCCGATCCGGCCTGGACTACTCTGGCCTCCGTCGGTAAGAGGCTCATGACCGCCACTCTGTTCCTGGTGGGAGCGGGGCTGACCCTGGAGGATCTGAGAAAGGCGGGAGGAAGGCCCCTTATCTGCGCCCTGTCCCTATGGATGCTCGTCGCCTCCATATCGCTGGGACTGATAAAGTCCGGCCTGGTGGATCTGTCCATATAG
- a CDS encoding putative hydro-lyase gives MKATDYGGSTPQEVREIIRRGEWTKPTPGMCKGRVQANLIVLPKDWAYDFLVFAQRNPTPCPILDITEPGDTEARIMAPGSDISRDIPRYVVWENGVNIDEPTDVSSYWRDDLVGFLLGCSFSFESALMEANIPIRHIEENRNVPMYITSMKCSPAGRLSGPMVVSMRPIPARQVPKAVLCTGRFPGVHGAPVHVGDPEAIGIKDISKPDFGDSVTIRPGEVPVFWGCGVTPQAALMASKPPFAITHAPGHMMILDPKDADLAVF, from the coding sequence ATGAAAGCCACGGACTACGGCGGATCTACGCCCCAAGAGGTCAGGGAGATAATCAGAAGAGGGGAATGGACCAAGCCCACCCCGGGAATGTGCAAGGGAAGGGTTCAGGCCAATCTGATAGTCCTCCCCAAGGACTGGGCCTACGACTTCCTCGTCTTCGCCCAGAGAAACCCGACCCCCTGCCCCATACTGGACATCACCGAACCGGGCGACACCGAGGCCAGGATAATGGCCCCCGGCTCGGACATATCCAGGGATATTCCGAGATACGTGGTCTGGGAAAACGGCGTCAATATCGACGAGCCCACCGACGTAAGCTCCTACTGGCGAGACGACCTGGTCGGCTTCCTCCTAGGCTGCTCCTTCTCCTTCGAGAGCGCCCTCATGGAGGCGAATATTCCGATAAGGCACATCGAGGAAAACCGCAACGTTCCCATGTACATTACCTCCATGAAGTGCAGTCCGGCCGGTCGGCTGTCTGGGCCTATGGTGGTCAGCATGAGGCCCATCCCGGCGAGACAGGTTCCCAAGGCGGTTCTGTGCACAGGGCGCTTCCCGGGAGTACACGGAGCCCCGGTTCACGTAGGAGACCCTGAGGCGATAGGGATAAAGGACATTTCCAAACCCGACTTCGGCGACTCGGTCACGATCCGTCCCGGCGAGGTCCCGGTCTTCTGGGGATGCGGCGTGACGCCCCAGGCGGCGCTGATGGCCAGCAAACCTCCCTTCGCGATAACCCACGCCCCGGGACACATGATGATACTGGACCCCAAGGATGCCGATCTGGCGGTGTTTTGA
- a CDS encoding transcription repressor NadR, with the protein MGDRRDRLDALAGILRGSEGPISGVELAERLGVSRQAIVQDIATLREEGLPIVATSRGYREERRPPSFRRSFAVCHQVDQIYRELSLVVSIGGRVLDVFIDHPIYGELRGNVDVGSQEDVDRFLTLMETTGRHPLLSLSDGFHLHTVEAPSEKVLQDIEEGLRNAGFLVSF; encoded by the coding sequence ATGGGAGACAGAAGAGACCGTCTCGACGCCTTGGCCGGTATCCTAAGAGGTTCGGAGGGGCCGATCAGCGGAGTGGAGCTGGCGGAGCGCTTGGGGGTAAGCCGTCAGGCCATAGTGCAGGACATAGCCACCCTTAGGGAGGAGGGGCTTCCGATAGTGGCAACGTCCCGAGGGTATAGAGAGGAGCGTCGTCCTCCCTCTTTCAGAAGGAGTTTCGCCGTCTGTCATCAGGTCGATCAGATATACCGCGAGCTTTCATTGGTCGTCTCCATAGGAGGAAGGGTCCTGGACGTCTTCATAGATCATCCCATATACGGCGAGCTAAGGGGCAACGTGGACGTAGGGTCCCAGGAGGACGTGGACCGATTTCTGACCTTGATGGAGACCACCGGTCGCCATCCACTGCTCTCTTTGTCCGACGGGTTCCACCTTCACACTGTGGAGGCCCCGAGCGAGAAGGTACTACAGGATATCGAGGAGGGACTGAGGAACGCCGGGTTTCTCGTGAGCTTCTAG
- a CDS encoding ATP-binding cassette domain-containing protein: protein MYFLFWSLWVGSSMALPAFPFVAVMACLSSCSLILWPRARHRLISLVYLMVPLALGFWLIHGGFFARLVGSEAVGARPLWAMGLWLRILSVVSMSQLLLEYFPPRRIVKALLNGPAPDGIAYLMASPLLLAEQIKVRIGEIREAQLARGVRVKGSIRERFSSLSALVFPLVLGLLNDLPARSAALDMKGFGFFPGSSKKKGEEESLKLPEDSLTEEDPVLSVDRLVLRSSKNGEPVLEVPELTLFPGEWLLVEGGNGSGKSSLAAALSGAIPEHRGGYLEGTVSVTGKDIRPLGCLHLSDKVQWVQQIPGLSMSGCCYSVWDEISFGPGNLSISPEKVELRVKRAMDLLGISHLRDRNPIELSGGEAQKTAFASSLAMSPRLLILDEAFSRIASADVPVIAAGLREWSGESGCSVVLLERDGEPFKEFCDQKGFLEGGSLVLDAGDHVRPRLEGAVQGGVSGGRSLLEFRDLGFSWRPEKPSVFDSIDGVVREGERIALVGPNGAGKSTLMRLCSGLISPDSGSIELDGLDVGSMDPELRASRVGFLFQDAERQIFHSTVAEEVLFSLRKEQLSMSEKEACLERALSDTGLSGMEKRHPLDLNSAERRMVAVASLAVKDLDMLLLDEPTRDFDSRWMIIFENWLERQRGAVLAVSHDPDFVSRFFPTVWTLKNGSLASRRIEVS from the coding sequence GTGTACTTTCTATTTTGGTCTTTGTGGGTCGGAAGCTCCATGGCGCTTCCGGCCTTTCCCTTTGTGGCTGTCATGGCCTGCCTATCGTCCTGTTCCCTGATCTTATGGCCCAGGGCCAGGCATCGTCTGATATCTCTGGTCTACCTTATGGTACCTCTTGCCCTTGGCTTCTGGCTTATACACGGCGGCTTTTTCGCCAGACTCGTAGGATCGGAAGCCGTCGGAGCCAGGCCTCTATGGGCGATGGGGCTGTGGCTTCGTATCCTGTCGGTGGTGTCCATGTCACAGCTTCTTCTGGAGTACTTTCCTCCGAGAAGGATCGTGAAGGCCCTTTTGAACGGGCCGGCTCCCGATGGGATCGCCTATCTGATGGCGAGTCCTCTGCTGCTGGCCGAACAGATCAAGGTCAGGATAGGGGAGATTCGAGAGGCCCAGCTCGCAAGAGGCGTCAGGGTAAAGGGGTCAATTAGGGAGCGGTTCTCGTCTCTGTCCGCTCTGGTGTTTCCCCTGGTGTTGGGGTTGTTGAACGATCTTCCGGCAAGGAGCGCCGCGTTGGACATGAAGGGATTCGGTTTTTTCCCCGGAAGTTCCAAGAAAAAAGGTGAAGAAGAATCCTTGAAATTACCGGAGGATAGTTTGACGGAAGAAGACCCCGTCTTGTCCGTGGACCGGTTGGTCCTGCGCTCTTCCAAAAATGGAGAACCCGTATTGGAGGTTCCTGAGCTTACGCTATTTCCGGGAGAATGGCTCTTGGTGGAGGGGGGCAACGGAAGCGGCAAGTCCAGCCTGGCCGCCGCCCTATCCGGGGCGATTCCGGAACATAGAGGGGGGTACCTGGAGGGGACTGTCTCAGTAACGGGTAAGGATATCCGTCCTTTAGGATGTCTCCATCTGTCCGACAAGGTCCAATGGGTGCAGCAGATACCGGGGCTTTCCATGTCGGGGTGTTGCTACTCCGTCTGGGACGAGATCTCTTTCGGTCCGGGGAATCTGTCGATTTCCCCCGAAAAGGTTGAGCTCAGGGTGAAGAGGGCTATGGATTTGCTCGGCATATCCCATCTTAGGGATAGAAATCCGATCGAACTGTCCGGCGGAGAGGCCCAGAAGACTGCCTTTGCCTCCTCTCTGGCCATGTCTCCCAGGCTGTTGATCCTGGACGAGGCCTTTTCCAGGATAGCCTCCGCCGACGTACCTGTGATAGCTGCAGGGCTCAGGGAATGGTCCGGGGAAAGCGGCTGCTCCGTGGTGCTTCTGGAACGGGACGGAGAGCCCTTTAAGGAGTTTTGCGATCAGAAAGGCTTTCTGGAGGGCGGATCGCTGGTTTTAGACGCAGGGGATCACGTTCGTCCTCGTCTCGAGGGGGCGGTCCAGGGAGGCGTCTCCGGAGGAAGATCTCTGCTTGAGTTCCGGGATCTTGGGTTTTCCTGGCGGCCCGAAAAACCCTCCGTTTTCGATTCTATAGACGGGGTGGTACGAGAAGGGGAGAGGATCGCCTTGGTAGGGCCCAACGGGGCGGGAAAGTCGACTTTGATGAGACTCTGCTCCGGATTGATCTCCCCCGATTCGGGATCTATCGAGCTGGACGGTCTGGACGTGGGATCCATGGATCCCGAGCTCAGGGCCTCCAGGGTCGGTTTTCTTTTTCAGGACGCGGAGAGGCAGATCTTTCACTCTACCGTGGCGGAGGAGGTCCTGTTTTCACTGAGGAAGGAACAGCTGTCGATGTCGGAAAAAGAGGCTTGCCTCGAGAGGGCTCTGTCCGACACCGGTCTCTCCGGTATGGAGAAGAGACACCCTCTAGACCTGAACTCGGCGGAACGACGGATGGTGGCCGTGGCGTCCCTGGCTGTCAAGGACCTTGATATGTTGCTGCTGGACGAGCCCACCAGAGACTTCGACAGCCGATGGATGATTATTTTCGAGAACTGGCTGGAGCGTCAGAGGGGAGCCGTGTTGGCGGTAAGCCACGATCCCGACTTCGTCTCCCGTTTCTTCCCGACAGTGTGGACCTTGAAGAACGGGAGCTTGGCCTCCCGGCGGATAGAGGTGTCTTGA